The nucleotide sequence CTAAAAACGTTTACCTGGAATTGGATTTTGATCCATTGGATCTTGTCTGATGAAAATCGCATTTTTTGGAACCCCGGAACCTTCTGCCAAACTTTTGCAGGCGTTACTACAAGAGCCTGAGATCCAAGTACAATTCGTGGTCACAAATCCCGATCGTCCCAAAGGAAGAAGTAAAACCCCTGTTCCAAGCCCGGTAAAAGATATTGCGTTATCTGCAAATCTTCCGGTCTTCCAATACGAATCCATAAAGAGGGAAAAAGAAGATGCGCTCCAAAATTTTTCCAAGTTCGATGCGGAACTCTACGTGGTATTCGCTTACGGTTCTATTCTACCGAAAGAAATTTTTTCTCATCCTAAATTTGGTTCCATTAATCTACACGGATCCATTCTGCCTGACTTAAGAGGTGCTTCTCCAGTCCAAACCTCTCTTTGGAAAGGGTATACGAAAACAGGGATCAGTATCCAATACCTGGGAGAAAAAATGGACGAGGGAGATATCATCTCGATCCAAGAAGTGGATGTGGATCTGGAGGACGATACCGGAACCCTGATGGAAAAGATCACCCAAGCTGGGATCCAAAGCCTAATCCCGCTTTTAAAAGGTCCAAGAACTTCTCCCTTTGAAGCTTCTCCGCAAGACCATTCCAAAGCCACTTATTGTACGAAAATCCAGGCCGAGGACAGGGTCCTAGATCTAAAACTTTCCGCCATGGAAGTGCATAATCGAATCCGAGCCTTAAGTCCGGATCTAGGCGGCTACTGCCGTTTTCGAGACAAACGTTTGGTTTTGTGGAAAACAAGACCGGTAGATTTTTCCGAATCGCCGATAGAGCCGGGCAAATTGAAACGAATGGACAAAAAGGCCCTTATTTTCCAGTGTGGAGATGGCCGTTTCTTAGAAATCCTTTCCGTTCAACCGGAAAATAAAAACAGAATGACTGTGGCAGATTTCATGAACGGTTTCCGTATTTCGGACGAGGATCGTTTCGAGTGACCAAGGAAGAACTCCGCTCTAAATATCTCCCTATCGGGGGTTACTTTTTTTTCATCGCATTCGGCTTAGTAGTCTTCTTCATAGCCGCATTCTTAGTAGTATTTGTTCGTACCAAAAGTGCAAGCATGGTGGTCATGCCTGATGTGGTAGGTAAACCGTACAACGAAGTCCATAACGAGTTAATGCGTCTCCAGTTAAAAGTCAGATTGGAGTCCAAACGGTATCCGGATAAAACGGACGGTATCATCATCTACCAATCCATTCGTCCCGGAAGAGAAGTGGAAGCAGGTTCCAAAGTTTCTCTTACGGTCAATATCGGTTTAGACAGGATCGATATGCCCAACCTAAAAGGGCAAAGTTTAGTCTCCGCTAAAAACTCCATGGAAAAAGTCCTCTCCGGAGAGACCTATGTTTCTCTGACCTTAGGCGGGATCACCTACGTCGAAGTGAAAGAAGGAGAACAACCTGATACCGTAGTGGACCAAATCCCGGAAGCAGGTAAAAACATCACCGCGGGCGAAAAAGTATTCTTACTTGTTACAAAACCTTCTACCAAGAAAAAAGAAGGGGAGCCCCAGGCAGGATTAGATTTTAAACCGGGCGATTCTTTCGCTTTCGCGCAAAGAGCGTTGGTAAGAGCAAAAATTTCCTCCAAGGCGGAAGTGGTAGTCACCAAATTTCGACCCGACAACGGAAAGATTGAATCCGTCCAAAAAGTAGGAAACGAATACAAGTTTAAGGTATTTTATTTCGAGCCGGAAGACAGGGTAGAAAGCGGATACGAAAGTTTCGTATACGAGGCTCCTGAAAACGGAACGTATTCCTTAATCGTAAAAGACCAAAAAGACGAAACGAAACAAATCGAGATCAGCGCTCCCACAACCTACCAAGAGGGAGAAAAAATCCAGACCGTCTTTTACAGAACGGGAGACGTGACACTGGTTCTTTTGGACGAGAAAGGTTCGAAAGTAAAATCCAAAGACTACGAGAACGAATTTTGAAAATCTCCGCTTCTATTCTTGCCACCCAACTTACAGCACTCGCGAATACTGTTCCCAACTTTAAAAAGGAAGGAATAGACCTAGTCCATATGGACGTGATGGACGGAAACTTTGTACCTCAGATTAGCTTCGGCGAAGCGGTCAATAAAGAGATCAAGGCAATGACCCAGATCCCTTTAGATGTTCACCTTATGGTGGAGAAGCCTGAAAATCATGTTCACAAATATTATGAACTAAATCCCTACTGCATTACATTTCATGCGGAAACTACCCATTTCCCGATCCGTCTCGCTCAGGAAATTAAGAAGAATGGACCGAAAGTAGGAGTTTCCCTGAATCCCGGAACGCCTGTTTCCGCGTTAGAAACACTTCTACCTTATATTGATCTAGTACTTATCATGACTGTAGAGCCTGGCTTCTATGGACAGAAGTTCGTGGATGGGGGAATGGACAAAATCAGAAAAGTGAAGTCTTTGATTTCTCCATATCCGATCGAGTTGGAAGTAGATGGGGGAGTCAATGATACAAATATCAAAGAACTCGCTCAGGCGGGAGTGGATATCTGTGTTGTAGGAGCCGGTTTATTCAAATCCGGAGACCCAAGCGAGAACGGAATCCGCTTAAAAAGCCTCGTAAAGTAATAATATTATTAAATATTGACAGCCCGGCTTTCCGGCAAATTATGGCGTATTAGGGCAAGCCGTACGGTGAGCCATCCTTATTTATTCGAAGGAATTTTACTTTGGTTAAGATCAGACTACAAAGAACCGGAGCCAAAAACAACCCTCACTATCGGGTCGTGGCTGCAGATGCCCGTTCCCCTAGAGACGGTAAATTTATCGATATTCTCGGACACTATCACCCAGCAGAGGTGAAAAGCCAAACAGTCCTGGATAAAGAGAAAATTTTAGGCTGGCTCAGCAAAGGTGCTCAACCTACCGGAACCGTTCTAAACCTCATTAAACACGAGGGAATCTGGGCGGAATATAAACAATCCCTGAAGAAGTAATGGAAGAGCTGATCCGCTATATCGTTACTTCTCTAGTAGATCATCCGGAGGAGATTTCCGTTAAGGAAATCGAGGGCGACGAACAAACCGTCCTTGAACTCCGGGTTTCCCCGAAGGATGTGGGGAAAGTGATCGGCAAAAACGGAAGGATCGCAAAGTCCTTAAGAGCGATCTTAACCGCAGCATCCATCAAAGCCGGAAAAAATTTCTCCTTAGAAATTATTGACTGAGACTCGTATCCTAACCGGACATTTAGGAAAACCCTTCGGACTGAAGGGTTTTGTCAGACTGGTTGCAGAGGACAGTTCCGTTCCGGAACTAAAATTTCCCATCCAAGCCACCTTAGAATTTCCCTCTCGGGAACCTGTACCCGTTAAGATCCTGAAATCGACTATACAATCGGGTAAGATCCTTTTACAATTGGAAGGGATCAATTCTCCGGAAGAAGCATCTTCCTTAACAGGCGGGAAACTTTATATCGATCGCTCCTATTTTCCCAAATCCAAAAACGAAGAATATTATCTCTTCGAGTTAAAAGGTCTAAAAGCCGTCAGTGAAGACGGAAAAGAACTTGGCTGGGAATTGGTGGACATTCTAGAAAATCCGGCACATTCTATCTTAGTCTTTCAAACCCAAGATTCTGAGATCTTAATTCCCTATGTGGAAAAACATGTAGGCAAAGTATTCTTGGAAGAAGGTAAGATCGTTTTGAAAAGCCCTGAGGATTGGAATGAAATTTAATTTTATTACCTTATTCCCGTCCAAGATCCAAGCGTATTTTTCAGAAGGGCTACAAGAGAAGGCAATCCAAAAGGGAGTATTCTCCGTAAACATTGTACATCTGCGGGACTTCTCCAATAATAAACATCTAAAGGTAGACGACACTCCTTATGGTGGAGGTCCAGGAATGCTCTTAAAAGTAGAGCCGATTGACCTGGCATTAAAATCATTGGGAGAAGATAGAGGACTCGTAATTCTTACCACTCCATCCGGAATTCCATTCGATCAGAACGTTGCGGAGAAATTATCCAAGCTCCAAAAACCGATCACTCTCATATCAGGATACTATGAAGGAGTGGATCATCGGGTTACAGAGCATCTTGTTGACATAGAACTGTCCCTTGGAAATTATGTAATTTCAGCCGGAGATTTGGCTAGCCTCTGCATAACGGATGCTGTGTCCAGGCTTTTGCCCGGCTTTTTAGGCGACCGAGAGAGCCTGGAAGAAGAATCTCATAACGAAAGGGATGTTTTAGAATATCCACAATATACGAAACCTTCCGAGTATAATGGCTGGAAGGTTCCCGAAGTTCTCTTGGGCGGAAACCACGCGGCGATAGAATCTTGGCGAAAAGCCAATCGAAAGAAAGTCGACCCTGATATTACGAGGAATTTATGAAAGAACTTTTAAAAGGCGGACTTCCAACAGAAGCGAATCGTACCCTAAATTTCAATGTTGGGGACACTGTAAAGGTCCATTATAAAATCCAAGAATCCGGTAAGGAAAGGGTCCAGGTGTACGAAGGAGTTGTGATCTCCATCTCTAACGGCGGAAACGGAAAATCCTTCACCGTTCGTAGGATTTCTTACGATGTAGGTGTAGAAAGAGTATTCCCACTGTATTCTCCTCGTATCGCTAAAATTGAACTAGTACGTAAAGGTAAGGTTCGTCGTTCTAAGCTCTTCTTCTTAAGAGAACGTTCCGGAAAATCAGCTCGTATTCGCGAGTTGAAAGGCGGAAAAGTTTTAGTAGCAGAGGACAGAAAACGCCAAACAGCAGAAGAAGCAAAAGCAGCTGCTCCTGCACCTGCTGCCGAATAAGAATCTTTTTCATTGCGGCGGAATTCTCTGCCGCAAGTATCTCTTTCCTTCTTCTCCTTTTTCCCACCTTAAAATCCAATGCCTCTCGCAAATTTCGAACCGGAAGAATTGAAATTTTTTCCAGAACATCTTCCTTGCGGGATAGACGAAGCAGGGCGAGGTCCCTATGCAGGTCCTTTGTCCGTAGCAATGGTCTTATTCACCCCCGAGGTCCTGGAAAAAATCTATTCGGGACAGATCTTAAAAGGACTGAACGATTCTAAAAAACTCTCCGAGTCCAAACGTGAGTCTCTATTCCAAGAAATTATGGAATCCGCCCATAAAACCGCCCACAGTTTCTTATCTCATACCTATATAGATCATTATGGGATCAATAGAGCGGTTCTAGAAGGTATATTGAAATGTTATAGAAAGGGTTCCCAAGGTCCGATAGAAAATACGGGAAGAAAACTTCTGCTCTTAATCGACGGAAACTATAATTTTTCCAAATACAAGGAATCGGAAGAGGTAAAACGCCAGTCTTATTATTATAAAAAAGGAGATTCCAGGATCGCAAGTATCGCGGCCGCATCCATAATCGCAAAAGTAAAACGGGATCGTTTTATGAAAGCAATCGCTTCCAAGTTCCCCGGTTACGGATTCGAAACGCATAAAGGATACGGCAGCGCGGGACATGAACAAGCAATCCGGGATCTGGGACTAGCAAGAATCCACAGAAGATCTTTTACGAAAAAATTCCATGTTTCCCATCCCTCCCCCCAATCCGATTGATAAAAACCAAAATCCTCAGGTCCGTAAAACGGATCGAGTCCCGGAATCCCATAAAATATCCTTTTTTATAGATTCTTCCAACAAGATCCAAAACCCGGAACTATTCGAAGGGGAATCCAAGGATGCTCCATTTTTTAGGGTTTGGGTAAAAGAAGGTACGAGGGATGGAAAGGCAAAACTTGTTTGGAACGGAGAAACATTCGAAGCGGAAACTAAAACCAGCCTTCTCACAGGGGAACAATTACTTTTATCTCGAACCTTATCCGGTACTAACTCCGAGTGGAAAATACAAGAAAGGAAACTAACGTTAGAAGAAGGTGATTCCAAAATATTCTCTCCCTTGGAAAAAGGACTCACAGGGGTTTTGGAGAAAGTACTACATAAAGAAGAAGGTCCCATCTCGGAAGATAGTATTCTGGCTTTCTTGAAGAGTTATTTTCCACATTTCGAATGGAAATCCGAGACTCCTTATTTCGAGTGGGAATGGGAGGGAGGAAATGCGGAAGGGTATTTGGGTGGAACCGATCCGGGGCGAATATTTGTGCTCTTTATGGAGACTAAAGAAGACGGCCCGAGTCTTTACAGATTCCATTGGAAAAAAGAAGACGCGTCGGACCTGATTCTAACCGCTATTTATACTAGTTCTAAATTGTACTTGCATATAGGTCGGAATCGTAAAAAATTTATGCAGTTCTTAGAAGAATCGGGAGTTAGATTCCAAGAACTCAGGATACAATATAAGCCCTCTTTACAGAGAAGGGAATGGACTGCGTGAAATTCGGAATCGCCCTTAAGTTTACACCGGAAGAAAATAAAGGCCCCAAAATCCTAGCCAAAGGAGAAGGTCTTTTAGGTGAAAAGATCAAGGGTGTGGCAAAGAGACACGGGGTTCCTATAGTGGAGGATGCTCCTTTGGCCGAGGCACTTTCTCCGATACCGGTAGGTCATGAAATACCGGAAAATTTATACAGAGCGGTTGCGGGTGTTTTTGCTTTCGTACTAAACCAAAAAGCGGAAGCAACAAGGGAATTTGAAAAATGAAAAAATTGAACGTGTCCGAATTGAAGCCGGGTATGAGATTCACAAAACCCGTTTATCTGGACAAAGAAAATCTGTTCATCACTTCCAATACTCCGATCACTGATTCGGATCTGGAACGTTTGAAAAGATTCGGGATTACCGAGGTATTGACCCACGGAGACATCCTAGTGATAGATGTGGATCCGGAAAGATTGGAAACCCAATTGGAGGATTTT is from Leptospira sp. WS58.C1 and encodes:
- the rpe gene encoding ribulose-phosphate 3-epimerase, giving the protein MKISASILATQLTALANTVPNFKKEGIDLVHMDVMDGNFVPQISFGEAVNKEIKAMTQIPLDVHLMVEKPENHVHKYYELNPYCITFHAETTHFPIRLAQEIKKNGPKVGVSLNPGTPVSALETLLPYIDLVLIMTVEPGFYGQKFVDGGMDKIRKVKSLISPYPIELEVDGGVNDTNIKELAQAGVDICVVGAGLFKSGDPSENGIRLKSLVK
- the trmD gene encoding tRNA (guanosine(37)-N1)-methyltransferase TrmD — its product is MKFNFITLFPSKIQAYFSEGLQEKAIQKGVFSVNIVHLRDFSNNKHLKVDDTPYGGGPGMLLKVEPIDLALKSLGEDRGLVILTTPSGIPFDQNVAEKLSKLQKPITLISGYYEGVDHRVTEHLVDIELSLGNYVISAGDLASLCITDAVSRLLPGFLGDRESLEEESHNERDVLEYPQYTKPSEYNGWKVPEVLLGGNHAAIESWRKANRKKVDPDITRNL
- the rplS gene encoding 50S ribosomal protein L19 yields the protein MKELLKGGLPTEANRTLNFNVGDTVKVHYKIQESGKERVQVYEGVVISISNGGNGKSFTVRRISYDVGVERVFPLYSPRIAKIELVRKGKVRRSKLFFLRERSGKSARIRELKGGKVLVAEDRKRQTAEEAKAAAPAPAAE
- a CDS encoding KH domain-containing protein, with product MEELIRYIVTSLVDHPEEISVKEIEGDEQTVLELRVSPKDVGKVIGKNGRIAKSLRAILTAASIKAGKNFSLEIID
- the rpsP gene encoding 30S ribosomal protein S16; the encoded protein is MVKIRLQRTGAKNNPHYRVVAADARSPRDGKFIDILGHYHPAEVKSQTVLDKEKILGWLSKGAQPTGTVLNLIKHEGIWAEYKQSLKK
- a CDS encoding ribonuclease HII, with the translated sequence MPLANFEPEELKFFPEHLPCGIDEAGRGPYAGPLSVAMVLFTPEVLEKIYSGQILKGLNDSKKLSESKRESLFQEIMESAHKTAHSFLSHTYIDHYGINRAVLEGILKCYRKGSQGPIENTGRKLLLLIDGNYNFSKYKESEEVKRQSYYYKKGDSRIASIAAASIIAKVKRDRFMKAIASKFPGYGFETHKGYGSAGHEQAIRDLGLARIHRRSFTKKFHVSHPSPQSD
- the rimM gene encoding ribosome maturation factor RimM (Essential for efficient processing of 16S rRNA) gives rise to the protein MTETRILTGHLGKPFGLKGFVRLVAEDSSVPELKFPIQATLEFPSREPVPVKILKSTIQSGKILLQLEGINSPEEASSLTGGKLYIDRSYFPKSKNEEYYLFELKGLKAVSEDGKELGWELVDILENPAHSILVFQTQDSEILIPYVEKHVGKVFLEEGKIVLKSPEDWNEI
- a CDS encoding PASTA domain-containing protein, which gives rise to MTKEELRSKYLPIGGYFFFIAFGLVVFFIAAFLVVFVRTKSASMVVMPDVVGKPYNEVHNELMRLQLKVRLESKRYPDKTDGIIIYQSIRPGREVEAGSKVSLTVNIGLDRIDMPNLKGQSLVSAKNSMEKVLSGETYVSLTLGGITYVEVKEGEQPDTVVDQIPEAGKNITAGEKVFLLVTKPSTKKKEGEPQAGLDFKPGDSFAFAQRALVRAKISSKAEVVVTKFRPDNGKIESVQKVGNEYKFKVFYFEPEDRVESGYESFVYEAPENGTYSLIVKDQKDETKQIEISAPTTYQEGEKIQTVFYRTGDVTLVLLDEKGSKVKSKDYENEF
- the fmt gene encoding methionyl-tRNA formyltransferase; amino-acid sequence: MKIAFFGTPEPSAKLLQALLQEPEIQVQFVVTNPDRPKGRSKTPVPSPVKDIALSANLPVFQYESIKREKEDALQNFSKFDAELYVVFAYGSILPKEIFSHPKFGSINLHGSILPDLRGASPVQTSLWKGYTKTGISIQYLGEKMDEGDIISIQEVDVDLEDDTGTLMEKITQAGIQSLIPLLKGPRTSPFEASPQDHSKATYCTKIQAEDRVLDLKLSAMEVHNRIRALSPDLGGYCRFRDKRLVLWKTRPVDFSESPIEPGKLKRMDKKALIFQCGDGRFLEILSVQPENKNRMTVADFMNGFRISDEDRFE
- a CDS encoding EscU/YscU/HrcU family type III secretion system export apparatus switch protein, translated to MDCVKFGIALKFTPEENKGPKILAKGEGLLGEKIKGVAKRHGVPIVEDAPLAEALSPIPVGHEIPENLYRAVAGVFAFVLNQKAEATREFEK